One genomic window of Anguilla anguilla isolate fAngAng1 chromosome 13, fAngAng1.pri, whole genome shotgun sequence includes the following:
- the bhlhe40 gene encoding class E basic helix-loop-helix protein 40: MERITSAQPPPCMAKHSSLEIADMQGMDFSMYVYKPRRGMKRGEDSKETYKLPHRLIEKKRRDRINECIAQLKDLLPEHLKLTTLGHLEKAVVLELTLKHVKALTSLLEQQQQKIMALQNGMQISEQPPSSSSASEEMFRSGFHMCAKEVLQFLANQESGRDLTPSHMISHLHKVATELLQGVPSPYVEEPAHKALERKEKPAGPLPKGAEVRGKNCVPVIQRTFPQGGEQSGSDTDTDSGYGGELEKRDSKAPRQGYFAKEGGFNYVLSERVADDIKQEDDEPRAKRQRAESSEDEALSGGEIMGGASSYMSFSPHQPPLCMPFYLIPPAAAAYLPMLEKCWYPGGLPVLYPGMSASAAGMSPEKHPSSLVMSPRVGSPVPTSQSPMDSPALLQALKQVPPLNLETKD, translated from the exons ATGGAAAGGATTACAAGTGCGCAGCCACCACCTTGTATGGCAAAGCACTCGTCGCTGGAGATCGCTGACATGCAAGG AATGGATTTCTCTATGTACGTGTATAAACCTAGACGGGGCATGAAACGCGGGGAAGACAGTAAG GAAACGTACAAGTTACCCCACCGGttaattgaaaagaaaagacgTGACCGAATAAACGAGTGCATTGCTCAACTGAAGGATTTACTGCCGGAGCACCTTAAACTTACA ACGCTGGGCCATTTGGAGAAAGCAGTGGTGTTGGAGCTTACCCTCAAACACGTGAAAGCCCTGACCAGCCTCCTggaacaacagcagcagaaaatCATGGCATTGCAGAATGGCATGCAAATCA GTGAGCAGCCCCCTTCCAGCTCCAGTGCCAGTGAGGAGATGTTTCGCTCAGGGTTTCACATGTGTGCCAAGGAGGTCCTTCAGTTTTTGGCCAATCAGGAGAGTGGAAGAGACCTGACACCCTCCCACATGATCAGTCATCTACACAAGGTGGCAACGGAGCTGCTACAGGGTGTACCCAGCCCCTATGTAGAAGAGCCCGCCCACAAAGCACTGGAGCGCAAGGAGAAGCCTGCCGGGCCACTGCCCAAGGGTGCAGAGGTCCGTGGCAAGAACTGTGTTCCTGTGATCCAGAGGACCTTCCCTCAGGGCGGGGAGCAGAGCGGCAGCGACACAGACACCGACAGCGGCTACGGCGGTGAGCTGGAGAAACGGGACTCCAAAGCCCCTCGGCAGGGTTACTTCGCCAAGGAGGGCGGGTTCAATTATGTGCTGTCAGAGAGGGTGGCAGATGACATCAAGCAAGAGGACGATGAACCGCGAGCCAAACGTCAGAGAGCCGAGTCCTCGGAGGATGAGGCCCTCTCTGGCGGGGAGATAATGGGCGGTGCCAGCAGCTACATGAGCTTCTCTCCCCACCAGCCCCCTCTCTGTATGCCCTTCTACCTCATcccacctgctgctgctgcctacCTCCCCATGCTGGAGAAGTGCTGGTACCCAGGGGGTCTGCCAGTCTTATACCCTGGAATGAGTGCTTCTGCCGCTGGCATGTCTCCAGAGAAGCACCCCTCGTCCCTTGTGATGTCCCCCAGAGTGGGGTCCCCTGTACCCACCTCCCAGTCCCCCATGGACTCACCAGCCCTGCTCCAGGCTTTAAAGCAAGTCCCCCCCTTGAACTTGGAAACCAAAGACTGA
- the arl8bb gene encoding ADP-ribosylation factor-like 8Bb — protein sequence MLALINRLLDWFRSLFWKEEMELTLVGLQYSGKTTFVNVIASGQFSEDMIPTVGFNMRKVTKGNVTIKIWDIGGQPRFRSMWERYCRGVNAIVYMVDAADREKIEASRNELHNLLDKPQLQGIPVLVLGNKRDLPSALDEKQLIEKMNLAAIQDREICCYSISCKEKDNIDITLQWLIQHSKSRRS from the exons ATGTTAGCGCTCATAAACCGACTTTTGGACTGGTTTAGGTCCCTCTTTTGGAAGGAGGAGATGGAACTGACTCTGGTGGGACTTCAGTATTCTGGGAAGACCACCTTCGTCAACGTGATAGCT TCAGGCCAGTTCAGCGAGGACATGATCCCCACGGTGGGCTTCAACATGCGAAAGGTCACCAAGGGCAACGTAACCATAAAG ATCTGGGACATAGGGGGGCAGCCGCGCTTCCGGAGCATGTGGGAGCGTTACTGCCGAGGAGTCAACGCCATCGT GTACATGGTGGACGCTGCAGACCGTGAAAAAATCGAGGCCTCCAGAAATGAACTGCACAACCTTTTAGACAAACCTCAGTTGCAAGGAATCCCG GTGCTAGTGCTAGGGAACAAACGAGATCTTCCCAGTGCTTTGGATGAGAAGCAGCTTATTGAAAAAAT GAACCTGGCAGCTATTCAGGACAGAGAGATCTGCTGCTACTCAATTTCCTGTAAAGAGAAGGATAACATAG ATATCACACTGCAGTGGCTTATCCAGCACTCAAAGTCCCGGAGGAGCTGA